GGATTTGGGTTGCTCATAAGAATGCCATTGGATTATTTCAAGTAGTGGCTCAGGACCAGTTTTGTTTGCCCTTTGGATTCAGACCAAAGAGATGAAAATACATTGCAGGTTGGAGATATTCGGAACGGATCCCTGTCTGGAAGTGACCTATGGGCAATGGCTCTTCACGGTATGGTTGTAAGATGGCCATCATGTTATTCTTCATCTTCCTACAAAAAAATTCTATATAACAGAGTAAGTCTCCCAGAATTACAAAAATTGGAAGAGTTATTTATATTACAACATCAAGAATATACCAGCCGGGATGGCCACTGGCATGAATTAGTAAATCTATCATGGAAATTATCTCTTGTTAGATTCCTAAATGGTGCGATGGCCTGGACTGCATCTCGGGGTTCAGCCTCCCTCTAGGGCCAGTTTGCCCCTGCGTGTTTGTGTGACTctaccccccccccgtgtcccgTGTGCAGGATTCTGTCGTTGCATGGAGGGGAAAGACAACTGTGTGCATGTTCGTGCACgtagcttagagggaaccttattGGGAAGTCCTTATCAGATCCCCATCCTGTATTTAAGAAGGGGGTCCTATTAATTGATTGCTACCATTAGCATTTCTCCAAATGTAGCAAGCAGGAAGTATTTATCCTTGTCACACAGGTAAAATGCATGGCCATAATTGTAGAGTTATGCAGAGTAATTGTAGAGTCCACTCCATAAGTAGGATTAAGGTGTAGGGCTGCTTGTTGTCAACCAGCAAGGTAGAATTCCAAGATGTTACTCTTCATCTTCTGCTTGTAAACCTCTTGGATGTGTATTGGTCTTGGAAGTATGTATTGTTTGGAAAAAGGAAGCGAGATGAGAGGGGCATTTGTTCTGATCTAAGAAGCCTCTTATATTTGGGGAGAGACAGAAGCCGAAGACTTGGGGCAGTTGGTGGGCACACCAGGGCATTATGTGAGTCACTTATGAAAAATGCTGAGCTTCAAGAAAGACATATACCataatcctgttgctcagtgtcaGAGATCCCAATATCAAAACGTACGTTGCAGTAGCTATTGCTGTTTCAGAAATATTGTTTAAAGAACAAGGAAACTCTATATGTGCATGTGAAAAAGGCATTTTTACAACAGGTTCCCAGTCAATGAACAACTTACTCTCTATCCCATCTCTGGTGCTGCTTTGTTACATTATGGgtgccaagtcacttctgattaaTGTTGACTCTAACATGGTTTTCCATGTTCATGAGATGTtcaagcagtggtttaccattagtGATACCTAGGATGCTTCTGAGGCTGAGTTGAGTATTGAACTCAAGTAACCTGAAGCCTTAGCAATGAACAatcctgactcccccccccccattgctcatTCCTTTTTAGGAAATGCTGTAATTTAACGCTTTGGAGCCCAGAGAAGCTTCCCAAATAATTCACAACCCGAATGCTTTGCTATGGCCAGTAACATAAAGGATCTGACACCCCCCATCAAATTCTGGGAAATATTTCAAGGACCCATTGAAAGGAATCCTGCATGCATCCTGATCTCAAATCCATCTTCTCATTATTAAGGGGAATGGTCAGAAACATGGAGTAATAATCTCCAAAACCAGATGGCTCTACtctgaaaaagaagaagggcATTCCTCGTCTCTGTAGAAGTGTATGTGCAGGCTTTGGGGTCACTTCAAATACCCTTGGCTCTGGAAGGCAACCAGTCTTCTTCGAATAGCAATAAGAAAGTTGAGCAGCAGAACGTCTGGTATGGGATTAGGTTCTGTGCATCTGAGTCCCTAGATCATGTCACTGCTCGtattaaagcaaaacagaaatgaaaacaagaagaaagagaTGGGTAGTAATCAAATGACATCTCAGGAACAACCTCAAGAACTATTGAAAGGCAATAGACCTACAGTTGACTAGTTCTTGACCAATAAACAGCCCCAATGAAATGgatcaacattttattaatgtgCTAACAATCGAAGCCAATATGGAAAGAAAGTTGAAGTGAgaacagaggagaagggaaaaggaactaCATAGGATGGAAATGTGCCTTTATGAATGAACCCGCATTCGGGTTTGGCCCATGAAGGAAGCATGGTTCCTCCCTAGAGCCAGGCACAGGAGAGCCAAATACAAACTCTCCAACATTTATGGACACGTGGATGGCTtcacggattaacctcgctatgcgaggcaccactgtatatggaagttTAAGGGCAGAAGAAAGATCTGCTTTGTTCCTGTGGATCTGTCTTCTCCCTGTTTACTTCTAGCATTCATCATTTCCTGCCCGTAACCTGTCTACCCCTTGGATGGACGAGCAGATCGCTCTTTGGATCCTAACTGCTTTGCATCATGGATTTTGTAGTTCCTAGAGTTGCAGGCTCCCCAATGGTGCAATGGCCTGGACTGCATCTCAAGGCCAAAATGGGGGATGGGGGTGGTCCTTAGCAGATTCCCTTCCTCTCTTGGAGAAGGGAGTCCTATTGACTGCTGGACTTTGGGCTTCCTTTGGCCTTTCACCAAACAGAACAGGTAGGAAGCATTTATCCTTGAGACACAGGTAAAACACATGGCCTAAACACATGGTGGCTATCATACCATTCATTGCAACTCCATGGCTTGGCTTAAGGTGGAAGGCTGTTTGTTGTGAACAAAGAAGGTAGAACGCCAGGATCTGACTTTTCATACTGTGCTTGGAAACCCCTTGGAACCATGTTTGTCTTGCAGCTCTATAGGGCAGGAAATAGGATGCTGGTTGCGAGGGGTGTTTGTTCTGATCTGAGAGGACTCTTATATTTGGGGACAGGCAGAAAGTAaaggttggggtgtgtgtgtcagtgggCAAGCCAGGACACTTGTTATAATGCAGTTTCGAGAAGGACTTTGGCCCAAATCCATAGCAAATCCCAGTAGAGTTGGCCCCTGGAATCAAagaggatttgttgagtcaactcctctgtacattccatggattcaaatcaGTCTCCTCTAGCTGTTGATTTCCTTgcttagtaagttgcagttagagccTTTCATTAAATGAAATTCTGAATAGGCCCCCTTGgtaggtttggcagaagagatcaAGAGCCCTCCTGATTCTTTGGCAAGTTGTACTTGTTTTATGGTGGCTTCCCTGGTTGCCAATGAAGTGGGAATTCatataaaaaatcaaaacaaagacTGGCTTCCTGCCCACTTAATGGAGCTGTGAATGGGGCCATATCCCAAATTACAACTTCTAAATTAGTAAACACTATAGCAGAGAGGCTGTAAGAAGCTCTGTTCACCAACGTTAATTGTATTTGTGAATGTGAGAACGTGAGGTTTATAATGGTAGGTTCTGAGTCAAGATGCAGTTTAGACTCTTCCCCATTTCTTGTGGTATTCTCTTGCCTTCTGGGTGGTCACGTTAGTTCTCATGAAGGATGACTCTAATATGGTTTTCCAGGTATGCAAGATGATGGAGGAGTGGTGTACCATTGCTGGCACACCATGAGTTTATGAGTGAAGATGTGGACCCATGTAACCCGAGTCTTTGTGTGACACTCTTTGCAATGCATTATCTTGTCCTTCTAGAttgctctttctttaaaaattgctctACTTTAAGCCTTTGGAGTCAAGGGAATCTTCATGAAGCATCTAGAATGGAGATCTACTGAATGCCTTATTTTTGCCAGTTTGGGCAGGAATTGCTATGTTAGATTTGGTAGTAAAACAGTTCCAAGAGTAATGTTTTGGTCTTATTATTATCAGTATCATTTAGGATCTGCCCCCCCAACCCCTACCCTAAAACTGATGAGGAAACAATTGAAAAGCACCATGGATTCAGCCTGATCCCAAATCCACTTTCCATTTTTCAGGGGAATAATAGGACTATCGTTGGTCTGTGTGTGAATGTGGAATCACTTCAAATATCTGTGGCTCTGGGGTGGCAACCAGTCTTCTTTAAAGGGCATTAAGAAAGTCAACCAGGAATTGAACAGTAGAACATCTGGTATGGGATTAAGTTCTGTACATCTGAGTTCCTTGGTTTTGTCTCTGCtattaaagcaaaacagaaatgaaatcaagAAGAAAGAGATGGGTAGTAATCAAATGACGTCTCAGGAACAACGTATTGAAAGGCAATAGACCTACAGTTGACTTGTTTTTGACCAATAAAAAGCACCAATGAAATGgatcaacattttattaatgtgCTAACGCTAGAAGCCAATATGGATAGAAAATTGAAGAGAGaacagaggaaaagggaaaaggaactaCACATTAGAAGAGGAGACGGGGGAAAGGAACTACATGGGAGGGAAAATGTGCCTTTATGAATTTATCCACATTAGGGTTTGGCCCATGAAGGAGGCATGATTCCTCCCTAGAGCCAGGCACGGGAGAGCCAAATCCGAGCTCTCCAACATTTATGGATATGTGGATGGCTTCACCACCTCCTCGAAGGTCTTCCCCTCGTGCGTCACTATGCAGCTGTATCTCTGATGGTTTTCCCAGTCTGAGGGAGTGACGGTCAGGTAGCTGGTGGCCATATACTTGTCACCCTGTTTGGTGGGCTCGCTGGTTTGCACTCCCGAGGAGATGGCTTTCCCATCAGCCTGCCAGTTGACTTGGACGGTCTTTGGGCGAAAGCCCTTTACGAGACAGACCAGGGTGCCTTTGCCCTTGATCTTGAGCTGTTCCTGAGACGGAGGGAAGAGATGCACTTTAGGCGGTGCAGGTGGCTGACCTGCAACACATGGGGAAAGTTTGTTAGCTGGTTGTGCAAGAGATTAAACAGTTGATGAAATTGCACTTGGTGCTCGTGGACAGAAAGCCTTCTGAGTTAGCAAAATATTGTGAGACAGGATTTTAAGTAAGCATGAAATGACTTTGAGAGTTTTTGTGGACACCTGTGGTCTGTGTGTCTACAGAACTGTGGGACTGAAGTGCTAAATAAAAGTGAGACATCCTCATCCTTCAACGTTTAATCCCATAAAAGGGCTCAATAGAAAGTTCATTGGAATGGGAATTTCTTCTACGATCATTTGGAAGTTCTAGACCCAGTCCACCGACAAGTCCTGTGGAGCTGCCTCTGTACATTGAAGCCAGATTTGTATGATTTATCATCCTAAATACAGAGTTCTGTGCCGGATTCCTGCTAGAACATAACCTATGAGAAGAACTAGAACTTTGGCTCTGCTACCCAAGTAGTTCCACCCTTTTACAAGGACTTTACAAAGGAGTCAGTCTACGTGAAAACCAGTTTTGCTGTTGATCCATTTTAGAATGTCACAAATAATATCCTTCCATTGCAGGCCTCTTTGTCACAAGGGAATGTTCAGAATTCGCTTATTTATCCTTACAAATTCTAATGgcataattaattaaaacttaaaaagtaaTCCAAAGTTTTGAGGTTAATTTATCTGAATTTTGACATAGTCAGAacttcagtggccagaatcttgttccTGACACttattgcactagagtaggcccattgaatctacagtgagtcagttcctctgtaCGTTCTTTTGATTTAAGTGGACCCCTTCTCTGGTGACATTTGAGTATCAAGTCAGTAACAACTACGAATAGAATCAACAGAGCGTATGGAGGAAGAGCTTCAAAGGTcccttattgattcaatgggcttattctaggGCAATTCCTGTATTGAGGAATGGGATTTTACCCATCACATACACACTGAATTCTAAATTTCTTACAAGAAACAAATTCTAAATCTAATAGACAAGATAAATCATGGGAGCCATGCATTCATATTTGACTAGAGCAAGGTTTTTGTTTAGCTGTTTAAGGAAGGTTAAGCAACCTTCTTTAGACCCAAATGCCAAGAACATTAGCTTTTAAGGGAACAATGGGATTCTCAACAGCACATGAGTGGATAATGAATTTGGGAGCTGAGACTGCTTTGTGTCTTTTCAGATCACATGCGTACATATGCAAGAATTCCCACGCTCTTCATGGAGGAACTACATGTCTGGAGCTTGGCAAAAAAAATATCCTTttgaattacaaatcccagaatcccccagccagcatgataaaTTCAATAGACATATTGATGGAACAATTGGTCATGTGACTTCCATTATGTAGTCTAAGGCAGCACAATATGTAGGCAGTTTTAATCCCATGGTGGAAAACCTGTCCTTCAGGAGATCAAGGAGCTTCTAAGATTCTAAGGTGGAGAAAAACTGGCTCCTTTAAGTTAGAGTTTTGTCTATGACGTAGTTTGGAACTCCACCTGACACATATACAACATGAGCCATCCCCAACTGGAATTATTCCATGTTTTCTAAAAGTAGTTGAGAATTTTCAATGGGGAAGAAGTAGCACATAGCAGATGAAGACGGTTCTGTTGACCCACGTGTCCCGGAGCCACATTTGTAACCCTTTAGCTGAGGATACGACAGTGCggaaaaaattccttttttagatTACATATCAAGGGAATCTTGGGAAGGACGGGTGCCCAGTGGCAAGGCTGGTAAAGGTCTCTGGAGCTCCATTCCAAAGAAGTAAAATGTCTACGCTTTGCCTTTACTTGGAAGCAACCCCTCCTAAGAGAAGAGCTTCCTTCTGCACTGTGTTGTTAATGAGCACGTATGGCTGCAACCCTGTGCAAGAGACTCTCGTAAGATTGCCTagaagagacaaaagacttctatctGGAAACTCTAAAAGTTTGCAGGATAAGGAGGTCAGATGGACCTCTCTGGAGCTAAAGGTCCTTCAGCTGAAATTCCATTTTCTTGCTCTATTTTGCATTGACTGATAAAGTTGCTTTGGAATCTGGGCTTAGCCACAAAAGACACTTCCAAAAACCTTGTCCCATTTCCCCAGGGTAAGAAAAGGAGCAAGGGGATATGGGTCCACCTTGCCATGAGGAAAGGCGTATCTAACCATTTGGGCACCTGAGGCAAGAAGATCCACGTTCCCTCCATTCCACCCTGGGGTGCAAGTGTTGGCCCCCCCCCCTCAAGaacgaggaggagaagaaaggctGGCCCTCTCAAAAAAGAAAGGGGGCACttcaaagaagaaagggaaactggATCTGTTCTGGAGGTGTTGCTACATATATCCTTAACAGCACTAGATGTGGTTCAAGAGTTTGCTGCTCTCAGATTCTGTTATCCTGGGGCAAAGCTCAAGTTCCCCTTCTCTGTTTGCGGTGCTTGGCATCAGGATTGTGGACAGCGACCCCCTTTCTCAGATGCCTTTGAGTGTCTGACATCCAGAGAAGATGATGCCAAAGGAAGCCtgctagcctttaaggtgcctccAGACTCTTGGCTGCTTTGCAACACATTAACTTGTCTACTAGTTGCACAGCTCATTGCAGAAAGAcggagagaggaaagaaggggcAAGTCAAAAGGGACCTGAAATCCTTTGCTCCAGGGATGATGAAAAGCTTACTACGTATTAATGGCTGCTCCTAAATGAAATAATTCAAAAGTCAAGAGCAATATGAAGTCATGAGAgaataaagaggggggaaagggtgaaaaaagtaaaatatttcaaCAAGGAAGGGAAGAATGTGACAAATACATGACTTACCAGTGATGGTGAATCGGATTCCACTTCCGAAGATGAACATTCGACTAGTATTATCCCATTCAGCACAGTAATAATCTGCCTCATCTTCAGGCTGGGCATTAGTTATGGTTAAATAGACAGTGTTCCCAGAGGCTGAGCCACTGAATCGATCCGGGATCCCTTCTCCTCGGGTGCTGGAACCGTGGAGCAGAAAACGAGGGGGGTGCTCAGGTCTCTGCTGAATCCAGGAGACGGAATCCCAGCTCCCATCACTTCTTCTGGTGCAGGACATTGTCACAGTTCCTCCCTGAGAGACAGAGGCCGAGGCAGGCGGAGTCACTCTCAGCTGTGAACGGATACCTTGGGAAGGTGAAGAAGCAAAAACCATGAGCCTGATACATTTTCTGTTCTCTGAAACACCACAAAAGTGTTAAGTATATGTGCTGAGTATCTGTGGCTAGCGCGTGATGAAAGCCAGCGTGTAGCTGCGAGGTGGGATGTTCCTTCTCTAGAGACTTACCTGAGAGGAAGCTGAGGAGGGCGAGAAAAAGCACAGCCCAGGCCATGGTGAGCTCTCCGGAGGCGTCTGACTTTGCTTCAGGAAGATACCTGGACGGAatctccacctccttcttttaAACGCTGCAGGACCAGAGAACAGCCCCTTCATGCAAATGTGGCCTCTGCTCACTGGCCTGGGAAAGTTTCGTAGCTGTCTTTCTTAGCACTGTGCCAACGAACACAGGAGAAGGGCTTGGAAATTTAATCGATTTGTCTCCCTTAATCATGTGGCtgcttatttttggtttttaaaatgccacaagaactttaatttaatttttttttttttttggcctcttgCTGCATCACTTGCAGATCCAGGTTTcagaagaactgaataccaaacaggcaGGGGTGGACTGACCATTAAGCACAATATGCACATGCTTAGGGGGCATCAAGGGAAGAGGGAGCACACAGAAATTTTCCATAGCCGAATTTACCATGGGCCACATGCTGCAATACTGCAAACGGAGCAGccatgaaaaaaattacatacagatatatacaataATAGCAAGAGCGCTCAGAGAGCGTCGACCTCCACCAAGGGTCATGAAatcaaaggggggaaaatcctcCCACCACATAAATGAAAGCAGGGGAAACTTTGTATGCAGTCTGTGGAATTTGTATACAATCTGTACAACTTCggtagaaaagaaacaaagacacaCATACTCCGACAAAAACATAACCTCCTCGATGGAAGTAAAAATAATATTGATAGCAATGATAGAGgttaatgaaatacagtggtgccccgcatagcgagcgccccatttaacaacgaatccgcatagcaatgcggattttgtgatcgcaaaagcgatcgcattgtgatggcaaaacatcgctttgcgatgatcagtaagcgtttcgctgtTCAAAAACGGCccccgggtaaaaaaaatggccgcccgcagtgttttcgcaccctttcctcgcttaccgggcagcgaaaatggcggccacatggaggattttcgcagaactgtgagttttttgcccataggaattcattaaacgtgttttaatgcattcctatggggttttttgccccgcatagcgacgaatccgtactgcaacaattttttcagaacacattattgttgctatgtggggcaccactgtacactaattTTGGAAATGCAACAAAATGAGAATCTGGTAAGTTTAACTGCCCCAAGCTCCACGGAGGCTCATATGA
The genomic region above belongs to Pogona vitticeps strain Pit_001003342236 chromosome 14, PviZW2.1, whole genome shotgun sequence and contains:
- the LOC140702717 gene encoding immunoglobulin lambda-1 light chain-like gives rise to the protein MAWVLLHLGLLSCFSGIHSQPTVTQPASASVSLGETVKLSCTRSSGGSWDPFSWYQQKPGQAPRFVLYSSSTRGEGIPDRFTGSASGKTGYLTITNAQAEDEGHYYCAALNYATRAQYHGGKEVEIPSRYLPEAKSDASGELTMAWAVLFLALLSFLSGIRSQLRVTPPASASVSQGGTVTMSCTRRSDGSWDSVSWIQQRPEHPPRFLLHGSSTRGEGIPDRFSGSASGNTVYLTITNAQPEDEADYYCAEWDNTSRMFIFGSGIRFTITGQPPAPPKVHLFPPSQEQLKIKGKGTLVCLVKGFRPKTVQVNWQADGKAISSGVQTSEPTKQGDKYMATSYLTVTPSDWENHQRYSCIVTHEGKTFEEVVKPSTYP